The Antennarius striatus isolate MH-2024 chromosome 20, ASM4005453v1, whole genome shotgun sequence genome includes a region encoding these proteins:
- the LOC137587834 gene encoding suppressor of cytokine signaling 6, with protein MKKISLKTIRKSLSIKGKEEGDFVMLQQPSVTTEFTKEESLFGGCYTKELSGCDFGGDEDKGGQNKSRAKTESLMGSLKRRLSAKQKTKVKGSSSGIGSPDDDDTFSSSSVPISFNEVKAQRPLRSASLRSHHYSPSPWPLRSVNSDEACIKMEVKVKAMVHSPNPSPNLNGVRKEFHDFQMEGLFQDQSESLKNLQQPQNGDLHLNIDENDVPVVLGLTPQDYIQYTMPLDEGMYPEGSHSFCLDGSSPMEVGTEADNGSLHADQGQEEHELVNGMLPDLFMETSVNSLLIGSAGVMLQSSRVEVPPPLSPLHPPIISNGLIPRTFSGFSASESQVAERVRHHLNFDPNSAPGVSRVYDSVQSSGPMVVTSLTEELKKLARQGWYWGPITRWEAEEKLINLADGSFLVRDSSDDRYLLSLSFRSQGKTLHTRIEHSNGRFSFYEQPDVEGHTSIVDLIEHSIKDSENGAFCYSRSRLPGSATYPVRLTNPVSRFMQVRSLQYLCRFVIRQYTRIDLIQKLPLPNKMKDYLQEKHY; from the coding sequence ATGAAGAAGATAAGCCTTAAGACCATTCGCAAGTCCCTCAGCATAAAGGGCAAAGAAGAGGGTGACTTTGTCATGCTCCAGCAGCCCTCAGTGACTACAGAGTTTACTAAGGAAGAATCACTTTTTGGGGGCTGCTACACCAAAGAGTTATCTGGGTGTGACTTTGGTGGGGATGAAGACAAAGGGGGCCAGAATAAGAGCCGTGCAAAAACAGAAAGCCTGATGGGATCACTCAAGAGGAGGTTGTCTGCCAAACAGAAGACAAAAGTAAAAGGCAGCTCCTCTGGTATAGGCTCACCTGACGATGATGACACCTTCTCGTCCTCATCTGTGCCCATCAGCTTCAATGAAGTGAAAGCCCAGAGACCCCTTAGGTCTGCATCCTTACGTAGTCATCATTATAGCCCCTCACCATGGCCTCTGCGGTCAGTCAACTCTGATGAGGCTTGTATAAAGATGGAGGTAAAAGTAAAAGCCATGGTTCACTCTCCCAACCCAAGTCCCAATTTAAATGGTGTCCGTAAAGAATTTCATGATTTTCAAATGGAGGGCCTATTTCAGGACCAATCAGAATCTTTAAAGAATCTCCAGCAGCCACAAAATGGTGACCTTCATCTGAATATTGATGAAAATGATGTGCCTGTTGTACTGGGGTTAACTCCCCAGGACTATATCCAGTACACAATGCCTTTAGATGAGGGAATGTACCCAGAAGGGTCCCATTCCTTCTGCCTGGATGGTTCCTCTCCTATGGAGGTGGGGACTGAAGCTGACAATGGTTCTCTCCACGCAGACCAAGGACAAGAGGAACATGAACTGGTTAATGGGATGCTGCCGGATCTTTTCATGGAAACCTCAGTTAACAGTCTTCTTATTGGTTCTGCTGGTGTGATGCTCCAAAGCTCTCGAGTAGAGGTCCCACCTCCCCTCTCCCCACTGCATCCACCCATAATTAGTAATGGACTTATTCCAAGAACGTTTTCAGGGTTTAGCGCCTCAGAAAGCCAGGTAGCTGAGAGAGTTAGACACCACCTTAACTTTGACCCAAATTCAGCTCCTGGGGTCAGCAGAGTGTATGACTCAGTCCAGAGTAGCGGGCCTATGGTCGTAACCAGTCTgactgaagaactgaagaagcttgCAAGGCAGGGCTGGTACTGGGGCCCCATCACTCGCTGGGAGGCAGAGGAAAAGCTCATCAACTTGGCTGATGGATCATTCCTGGTCAGAGACAGCTCTGATGACAGGTACCTACTCAGCCTGAGTTTCAGGTCACAGGGCAAAACTCTCCACACCCGCATTGAACACTCAAATGGACGCTTCAGCTTTTATGAACAGCCAGATGTGGAGGGACACACGTCCATTGTTGACTTGATTGAACACTCTATTAAAGACTCAGAGAATGGAGCTTTTTGCTATTCCAGGTCTCGCTTACCAGGGTCTGCAACCTACCCTGTCAGACTAACCAACCCAGTGTCTCGGTTTATGCAAGTGCGATCCCTGCAGTACCTTTGTCGCTTTGTAATCAGACAATACACAAGAATAGACCTGATCCAGAAACTGCCCTTACCTAACAAGATGAAAGATTATCTGCAGGAGAAGCACTACTGA